Proteins from a genomic interval of Acidobacteriota bacterium:
- a CDS encoding 30S ribosomal protein S7: MPRKGHIAKRETSTDPVYGSTLVTKFVNSMMYEGKKSTAQSIFYQSMKNLEQKGGDEALKLFKKAVENCKPLLEVKTRRVGGANYQVPVEVNPDRRTSLAIRWLVSYGRARGEKGMIDKLTNELLDAANGRGAAIKKKEDVHRMAEANKAFAHYRW, translated from the coding sequence ATGCCGCGTAAAGGACACATAGCAAAGCGCGAAACGTCGACCGACCCGGTCTACGGTTCGACCCTCGTGACGAAGTTCGTGAACTCGATGATGTACGAGGGCAAGAAGAGCACCGCCCAGTCGATCTTCTATCAGTCGATGAAGAACCTGGAGCAGAAGGGCGGAGACGAAGCGCTGAAGCTCTTCAAGAAGGCGGTCGAGAACTGCAAGCCACTGCTCGAAGTAAAGACTCGTCGCGTTGGTGGCGCCAATTATCAGGTTCCGGTTGAAGTGAACCCCGACCGTCGCACCTCGCTCGCGATTCGCTGGCTGGTGAGCTATGGGCGTGCTCGTGGCGAAAAGGGAATGATCGACAAGCTCACAAACGAGTTGCTCGACGCAGCCAATGGTCGCGGCGCCGCGATTAAGAAGAAGGAAGATGTTCACCGCATGGCGGAGGCGAATAAAGCTTTCGCGCATTACCGGTGGTAA
- a CDS encoding 30S ribosomal protein S12, protein MPTFNQLVRRGRTQPKYKTASPALQESPQKRGVCTRVYTQTPKKPNSALRKVARVRLTNGIEVTTYIPGIGHNLQEHSIVLIRGGRVKDLPGVRYHVVRGTLDTVGVANRKQSRSKYGAKRPKA, encoded by the coding sequence TTGCCCACATTTAATCAGCTTGTGCGCAGAGGGCGGACCCAGCCCAAGTACAAGACGGCTAGTCCGGCCTTGCAGGAGTCGCCGCAGAAGCGTGGGGTATGCACCCGCGTTTACACGCAGACGCCCAAGAAGCCGAACTCAGCGCTTCGTAAAGTTGCTCGCGTGCGCCTGACCAACGGAATTGAGGTCACAACCTATATTCCGGGCATCGGCCATAACCTGCAGGAGCACTCGATTGTGCTAATTCGCGGCGGCCGTGTGAAAGACCTCCCCGGCGTGCGTTACCACGTCGTGCGGGGAACGCTCGATACCGTCGGCGTAGCGAATCGCAAGCAGAGCCGCTCCAAATATGGAGCGAAGAGGCCAAAGGCCTAG
- a CDS encoding L,D-transpeptidase yields the protein MSGKKGQFRTAEKPIARYLWVLIVLLLVQEVRAQTPSQSSEAAPVTEAHRKVVVSIPHRKLALVEGGKVKKVYAVAVGVQQSPTPVGKFEVKTRLVKPTYYHPGKVIPPGANNPLGTRWIGLSTKGYGIHGTNQEDSIGKAASHGCIRMRRTDLEELFAEIQVGDQVEIQTEPDAEVAGIFGELPAAEDNSDGAAVGEWQ from the coding sequence ATGTCGGGAAAGAAAGGGCAGTTCAGGACAGCAGAAAAGCCAATCGCTCGATACCTGTGGGTTTTGATCGTTCTACTTTTGGTTCAGGAGGTGCGTGCGCAGACGCCGTCGCAATCTTCTGAGGCTGCACCGGTTACGGAGGCGCATCGGAAGGTTGTTGTCAGCATTCCTCACCGCAAGCTGGCCCTCGTCGAGGGTGGGAAGGTTAAGAAGGTTTATGCCGTCGCAGTGGGTGTCCAACAGAGCCCCACGCCAGTCGGCAAATTCGAAGTCAAGACACGACTCGTTAAGCCCACCTACTACCACCCCGGCAAAGTAATCCCCCCAGGGGCGAACAATCCCCTGGGAACCCGCTGGATTGGTCTGAGCACGAAGGGTTACGGCATCCACGGAACGAACCAGGAAGACTCCATCGGCAAGGCTGCTTCCCATGGCTGCATTCGCATGCGCCGTACCGATTTGGAAGAGCTCTTCGCCGAGATCCAGGTCGGAGATCAGGTCGAAATTCAGACGGAGCCCGACGCAGAAGTTGCCGGAATTTTTGGAGAGCTTCCGGCTGCAGAGGACAACTCGGATGGAGCCGCAGTTGGGGAGTGGCAGTAA
- a CDS encoding glycosyl transferase: protein MAPPRYSFIVPAYNEAERLGTSLDRMQRYVAESRWDAEIIVVNDGSRDETAAVVKEFASRNPMIRLIENPGNRGKGYSVRHGMMTASGDFLLFTDADLSSPIEETPKLFAPIESGAADVTIGSRYLQSELQTRKQPVHRRMLGRAFNFALRMILGLSYVDTQCGFKAFSRNAVNTIFPEMKIERWGFDPEILFLAQRYGLRVAEVPVSWAHDHRSKISPIRDGTRMFGELMRVRMNSMSGKYNPSTSATRVITRIA from the coding sequence ATGGCACCGCCGCGCTACAGCTTCATTGTCCCTGCTTATAACGAGGCTGAGCGCCTTGGCACGAGCTTGGACCGGATGCAGCGATACGTTGCGGAATCGCGATGGGATGCGGAGATCATTGTCGTCAACGATGGATCCCGCGACGAAACCGCCGCGGTAGTGAAAGAATTCGCGAGCCGCAATCCCATGATCCGTCTGATCGAAAATCCCGGCAATCGTGGCAAGGGGTATAGCGTCCGCCATGGAATGATGACTGCATCGGGCGATTTTCTCCTCTTTACAGACGCCGATTTGTCTTCACCAATCGAGGAAACGCCCAAGCTCTTTGCGCCAATTGAAAGCGGTGCCGCGGATGTAACCATCGGGTCGCGTTATCTGCAGAGTGAGCTTCAGACACGGAAGCAGCCTGTACACCGGAGAATGCTAGGGCGAGCTTTCAACTTTGCTCTACGGATGATCCTGGGGCTCTCGTATGTTGACACCCAGTGCGGTTTCAAAGCCTTTAGCCGCAACGCCGTGAATACCATCTTTCCCGAAATGAAAATCGAGCGCTGGGGCTTCGATCCCGAGATTCTTTTCCTGGCACAGCGATACGGCTTACGAGTAGCAGAGGTGCCGGTCTCGTGGGCTCATGACCATCGCTCCAAGATCAGTCCCATTCGAGACGGCACGCGGATGTTCGGCGAATTAATGCGCGTTCGCATGAACTCGATGAGCGGGAAATACAATCCTTCCACTTCAGCAACCCGAGTGATAACAAGAATCGCTTAA